The genomic window AATTTCAAGGTTGGTCTTTGGGGGTTTCTTTGCTTTATAGAATTCTGTTTACCTCTTTTGTCAACCTGGGAAAAGGTATATTATCGGAAATAATCTGAAAGTTGATTTTCTGTGATCGTTATATACATTTTCTTCTCTGTTTAGCGTGTATGTGGTCAAAATTGATGTGTTCTATTTCTTCCGTAGGGAGTTGATTCTtgattttcatgattaatgcaGTTTCTTGATTCTTTCTTGATTTGTATTTGTATTTGCTTTAGGTTAGATTAATTATTGCAAACTAGCAAAACATATGTATTTGACAGTGTTTGTTGATATTTTGACTGTAACGTGTACATGCAGTTCAGAATTTGAGTTCAAGATCCTTCTCAACCTTTTGAGTCGGTACAAGGTCAATTCATTGTGGTATTTCTATCTGATGAGAAGATGGAAAAGAAGCAGCAGCATATCGCAATATTTACTACTGCAAGTCTTCCTTGGTTAACTGGAACTTCCGTCAACCCTCTTTTCAGAGCTGCATATCTGGCAAAAGATGAGGGGAGAAAGGTCACCTTGGTGATTCCTTGGCTGTCTCTCAAGGATCAAAAACATGTGTATCCTGACAATATTACATATGATTCGCCTGCAGAACAAGAGAAATATGTTCGCCAGTGGCTTGAAGGCAGGACTGGATTCACATCACTTCTTAATATACGTTTTTATCCAGGCAAGGTAGTCACAGTTTCTTAACTTAAAACTTCGGCGAGAATGTTTGCATGTTAATTTATCAAAAGCACTCAGCAAGCAGCCGTGGCATGTTTTTTGGATGAAACATCTGGTTGTCTATATGCTAATATTCAGTATGAGTGTTTTTGAATATCTTCATTTCTGATGATACTAGGTACTGATATACTCATCTGTACTGGGACTTTGTGCATATGCGACTACAATTTCAGTGCAATGGCAAAAGATTGCATCTTTGCTTAGCAGTTCGGAGAATTCTAGACTATTTTCTCCTTGTTGGCTTTGCTATGAATCttggaaggaaaattttttttgtctgGTCATTTGGCATAAAAGGAAGAGTTCTAGAAAAGATAACATACAAACAGACAAATCAATTTGAGAAACCAACTGATGATTTTCTTCtctatttttggtatttaattaCGTagcattcttctttt from Coffea eugenioides isolate CCC68of unplaced genomic scaffold, Ceug_1.0 ScVebR1_3493;HRSCAF=4715, whole genome shotgun sequence includes these protein-coding regions:
- the LOC113757979 gene encoding digalactosyldiacylglycerol synthase 2, chloroplastic-like, whose protein sequence is MEKKQQHIAIFTTASLPWLTGTSVNPLFRAAYLAKDEGRKVTLVIPWLSLKDQKHVYPDNITYDSPAEQEKYVRQWLEGRTGFTSLLNIRFYPGKFSLEKRSILALGDITEVIPDEEADIAVLEEPEHLTWYHHGKRWKKKFRLVIGVVHTNYLEYVKREKNS